A DNA window from Leptotrichia sp. oral taxon 215 str. W9775 contains the following coding sequences:
- a CDS encoding PTS transporter subunit EIIC: MTFKMKNNIFAVLQKIGRAFMLPIAVLPMAGILLGVGGSFTNPVLIKTYNLTFLEPGTPLNYLMQLFSNTGLFVFANLPLLFAVGVAIGLANKNKETAALSAVLGFLLFHTIIGTILGFKGITPDSVTYDALVAKGLGEAAARGTAALYAKELGIFTLQTGVFGGIICGIVASAITNKFSDKVLPDYLAFFSGNRFVPVMTIILFIPLAAIFPFIWPTIFMGIVKAGEIFAATGAVGTFFYGFTMRLLNVFGLHHAIYPLFWYTQLGGYQEVAGKMVAGGQNIFFAQLADPSIKHFSAAATKTMTGGFLPMMFGLPAAALAMYRTADDKNKAAVKGILISAALTSFLTGITEPIEFTFLFVAPVLYVIHAILEGLAYMLMYVLNVAVGITFSRGIIDFTFFGLLQGPAKTSYYWILILGPVYAVIYYFVFKTLILKFNIPTPGRGDSENKLYTRKDYNESKNKGEEGQGQELIDDIVTALGGVDNIDNIDACITRLRVTVKDASKVSDDARWKELQAKGVLRSGNGVQVVYGTQAEIYKNKIREKYRV, from the coding sequence ATGACATTTAAAATGAAAAATAATATTTTTGCAGTATTACAGAAAATTGGTAGGGCATTTATGTTACCAATAGCAGTATTACCAATGGCGGGAATACTTTTAGGAGTTGGGGGTTCTTTTACTAATCCAGTTTTAATAAAAACTTATAATCTTACTTTTTTAGAACCAGGAACACCTTTAAACTATCTGATGCAGCTGTTTTCAAATACAGGATTGTTCGTTTTTGCAAATTTACCTTTACTGTTTGCGGTAGGAGTTGCAATAGGACTTGCAAATAAAAATAAAGAAACAGCGGCATTATCAGCAGTTTTAGGATTTTTACTTTTTCATACTATAATAGGAACAATTTTAGGATTTAAAGGAATAACACCTGATTCTGTAACTTATGATGCACTTGTTGCTAAAGGACTTGGAGAAGCTGCGGCAAGAGGAACTGCGGCACTTTATGCAAAAGAACTTGGAATATTTACATTGCAGACAGGAGTTTTTGGAGGAATTATATGTGGTATAGTTGCATCAGCAATTACAAATAAATTTTCTGATAAAGTTCTTCCTGATTATTTGGCATTCTTTAGTGGGAACAGATTTGTACCTGTAATGACAATTATTCTGTTTATTCCATTGGCAGCAATATTTCCATTCATCTGGCCAACAATTTTTATGGGAATTGTAAAGGCTGGAGAAATATTTGCGGCAACAGGAGCAGTAGGAACTTTCTTCTATGGATTTACAATGAGATTGTTAAATGTATTCGGATTACATCACGCAATATATCCACTGTTCTGGTATACTCAACTTGGAGGATATCAGGAAGTAGCAGGAAAAATGGTAGCCGGTGGACAGAATATATTCTTTGCACAGCTTGCAGATCCATCTATAAAACATTTCAGTGCGGCAGCAACAAAAACAATGACAGGGGGATTCCTTCCTATGATGTTTGGACTTCCAGCGGCAGCACTTGCAATGTACAGAACTGCTGATGACAAGAACAAGGCGGCGGTAAAAGGAATACTTATATCTGCAGCATTAACTTCATTCCTGACAGGAATAACTGAACCAATTGAATTTACATTCCTTTTTGTAGCACCGGTATTATATGTAATTCACGCAATACTTGAAGGACTGGCATATATGCTTATGTATGTGTTGAATGTAGCAGTGGGAATTACCTTCTCGAGAGGTATAATTGACTTTACATTTTTTGGTCTTTTACAGGGACCGGCAAAAACTTCATATTACTGGATACTTATATTAGGGCCTGTATATGCGGTAATTTATTACTTTGTATTTAAAACATTAATATTAAAATTCAATATTCCTACTCCAGGTAGAGGAGATTCTGAAAATAAACTTTACACAAGAAAAGATTACAATGAATCTAAGAATAAGGGAGAAGAAGGACAAGGGCAGGAACTTATTGATGATATCGTAACTGCACTAGGTGGAGTTGACAATATAGATAATATTGATGCATGTATTACAAGA